A single genomic interval of Bacillus oleivorans harbors:
- a CDS encoding pseudouridine-5'-phosphate glycosidase, which produces MKNQLVFSEEVRQAMENGKPIIALESTIITHGMPYPQNIETALEVEEIIREEGAVPATIAIMDGKIHIGLSQAEIKQLANSEDVIKASRRDLPYIIAQKKTGATTVAGTMICAQLAGITLFVTGGIGGVHRGAEQTMDISADLDELSQTNVAVVCAGAKSILDLGLTMEYLETKGVPVVGYQTNELPAFYTRTSPYEVNYRLDDPKEIAQLIRSKWDLGLKGGIVIANPIPEKDALDEKFMNEIIEQALAEADAKQIKGKDVTPFLLSKVKDLTEGKSLEANIALVKNNARLGGKIAKAMKSLS; this is translated from the coding sequence TTGAAAAATCAGTTAGTATTTTCAGAAGAAGTCAGACAAGCAATGGAAAATGGCAAACCTATTATTGCCTTAGAATCAACGATAATCACTCATGGGATGCCATATCCTCAAAATATTGAAACGGCCTTAGAAGTAGAAGAAATTATAAGAGAAGAAGGGGCTGTTCCAGCTACCATTGCCATAATGGATGGCAAAATTCATATAGGCTTGAGTCAGGCTGAAATTAAACAGTTAGCAAACTCTGAAGATGTCATAAAGGCGAGCAGAAGAGACTTGCCTTATATCATAGCGCAAAAGAAAACTGGTGCCACAACTGTAGCCGGGACCATGATTTGTGCCCAATTGGCGGGTATTACATTATTTGTGACAGGCGGAATTGGCGGTGTCCATAGGGGAGCCGAGCAAACGATGGATATCTCGGCTGACTTAGATGAACTTTCTCAAACTAATGTCGCCGTTGTCTGTGCTGGCGCTAAATCAATTTTAGATTTAGGCTTAACGATGGAATATCTGGAAACAAAGGGAGTACCTGTTGTGGGGTACCAAACGAATGAACTGCCTGCATTTTATACGCGAACTAGTCCATACGAAGTCAATTATCGTTTAGATGATCCAAAAGAAATTGCTCAACTCATCCGCTCTAAGTGGGATTTGGGACTTAAAGGCGGGATTGTTATTGCTAATCCAATTCCAGAAAAGGATGCCCTCGACGAAAAATTTATGAATGAAATTATTGAACAAGCTTTAGCAGAAGCGGATGCTAAACAAATCAAAGGAAAAGATGTAACCCCTTTTCTTTTAAGTAAAGTTAAAGACTTGACGGAAGGAAAAAGCCTGGAAGCCAATATAGCACTGGTAAAAAATAATGCGAGGCTTGGCGGAAAAATTGCGAAAGCCATGAAAAGCCTATCATAA
- a CDS encoding carbohydrate kinase produces MNEKELMIVDIIKENPFISQNEIAERTGLSRSAVAGYISVLTKQGKILGRAYILPEKINFTCIGGANFDQKLQVYNKIIYGTSNPAFSVKACGGVARNVAENLGRLGCGVSLITVVGDDYEGQWLLDYTKDFVDITSSQVWPEEATGTYTAILNANGEMELAIADMGIYSKVNIPFIDKRWGYLSSADMILMDTNFSKGVLEHVIRRCSEEDLPLTIAPVSSPKAKKLPQQLNGVTWLIANQEEAEVIANQSITSDGDYFKAAEKMVKKGVENVVITRGDKGLMFYTKRGEAGAVIPPKIEVKDVTGAGDSLVAGVLYGNSKGFSIEDSCKLGVASSILTLQTTETVYSSMNHSKLLETYHKYFS; encoded by the coding sequence ATGAACGAAAAAGAACTAATGATTGTGGACATTATTAAAGAAAATCCTTTTATTTCGCAAAATGAAATTGCGGAGAGAACAGGATTATCGAGATCGGCCGTGGCAGGTTATATTTCTGTTTTGACCAAACAAGGAAAAATCTTAGGGAGGGCTTACATCCTGCCGGAAAAGATTAATTTCACTTGTATTGGCGGGGCAAATTTTGACCAAAAACTGCAAGTTTATAACAAAATCATATACGGAACTTCGAACCCGGCTTTTAGTGTAAAAGCATGCGGTGGGGTTGCGCGAAATGTGGCGGAAAACTTAGGCAGACTTGGCTGCGGTGTATCACTTATTACCGTGGTCGGAGATGATTATGAAGGGCAGTGGCTTCTGGATTACACCAAGGATTTTGTCGATATTACTTCATCACAAGTTTGGCCGGAAGAAGCAACAGGTACTTATACCGCTATCTTAAATGCAAACGGTGAAATGGAATTAGCGATTGCGGATATGGGAATCTACAGTAAAGTGAATATACCCTTTATTGATAAAAGATGGGGATACTTATCATCTGCAGATATGATTTTGATGGATACGAATTTCTCTAAGGGCGTGCTTGAGCATGTGATTAGGCGCTGTTCTGAAGAAGACCTTCCTTTGACAATTGCACCTGTTTCATCGCCAAAAGCTAAAAAGCTTCCGCAACAGCTGAATGGGGTTACCTGGCTAATTGCCAACCAGGAAGAAGCAGAAGTGATTGCTAATCAATCAATTACGTCAGATGGAGATTATTTTAAAGCAGCCGAGAAAATGGTGAAAAAAGGGGTAGAAAATGTTGTCATTACCCGCGGTGATAAGGGACTTATGTTTTATACAAAAAGAGGGGAAGCGGGTGCTGTGATTCCCCCAAAAATTGAAGTAAAGGATGTTACGGGAGCGGGGGACTCGCTCGTTGCAGGAGTTCTTTATGGAAATTCAAAAGGATTTAGCATAGAAGACTCCTGTAAGTTAGGGGTAGCCAGTTCTATTTTAACCCTGCAAACAACGGAAACCGTATATTCATCTATGAATCATTCAAAGCTTCTGGAAACTTATCATAAGTACTTTTCGTGA